GTATTGATTGCCTTGAACAGATTTTTGCAAGAAACTAATGGTTCTCGTATTGCCTTTCTGGACGGTAGCCCAACGGAGCGACTGTGTGAGCCGTTGAAGGAGTACATCGAAGCTCGTGGTGGACTCGTCCGCACCAATGTTCCGGTCAAACGCATTCTCACCAACctggacgaaaacgattcaGTCGCTGGATTGTTGCTCAAGGGCGGCGAAGTCGTTTCGGGTGATGCGTACGTTAACGCCATGCCGGTAGACGCCTTGAAAAAACTGACTCCCGAACCGTGGCGCAAAATGGAGTACTTTCAACGAATGCAAAAACTGCGCGGCGTACCGGTGATGAATTTGCATCTTTGGTTCGATCGGAAACTGTCAACCGTCGACAATTTGATTTTCAGTCGATCGCCATTACTGTCCGTCTATGCTGACATGAGCGAAGCATGCGAGGGATATGCTAGCAAGCACGTGTCCATGCTGGAATTGGTCTTGGCCCCGGCCGCCAAGTACATGACCAAGTCGGATGACGAAATCTTACAAGCGACCATGCTCGAACTGGAACGACTATTTCCCCAAGAAATCAAGGCTGACGGTAGTTTGGCGGCGGTTACCAAGTTTACCCTCGTGCGCACACCCACCTCCGTATACGAAACCTTGCCGGGAATGGAAGCAGCCCGACCCACCCAAAAATCTCCGATATCCAACTTTTTCTGTGCCGGTGACTTTTCCAGTCAAAAATACTTGGCTAGTATGGAGGGGGCCATTCTTTCGGGACAATTGGCCGCCAAAGCAGTGGCGGATTCGTACGTGAACGCGGCGTCCAATGACCAATCAGCGGTGGTGGCACCCCCACGGCAATTGACTCCACGACCGGCCGATCCGTCAGCTGCGGATGCGCACGACGTTGTACCGGACCGGACCATGTACGTGGCGAAAGTTGCGTCGCACATCCCCGCCAGTGTACAAGAAGAATTAGAGGGGGCCGTCGTTGTGTAGATAATATAACCAAAACTTTCTATACTGTCTCATTTTTTAAATCTAGTGGTAGAGTCTCTAAAGACAAAGTGACGAGATATCGATCCAAGAGTACGCGTGTCTCGGCGGACGCACTTTGTTCATACAGTTGATGTAGGTGTTGTCGTTCCGGCACAGTCCAAAACGACCAGACGTTCGGTGGGTCCGTCGGCTCTCGTGGTTGTTCCACCAGTACGGTTTCGGCGGCTTTTCGAAAAATGGACGAAGGGGGCAAACGAAAAAATTGTCGCAATTCATCGATCGTCCGGCGCGGGGATGCTTCTGGTTTGCTACTTTGTGGTAATAAGAGTGTTTCCATACGCAGGAGGAACGTTTCCGTGTGCAAAACTTGCGCCACGTCCAAAGCTTGGTTGTGCCAGGCAATGTAGGAACGGAACCATGCTTCGCAAGGGACGGGTCTCAAGGTGGCATTCGTAGTGGGCGGCGGATCGACCGTGGGACAAAAGGACTCGCGAAAGACGTCGCGCGGCGCGTGGGTCACGTTGTGCCGTACGATCGTGGAcgtattgttgttgttgttgttgttgtgcgACAATGACGATTTTAACGCATCATCGTTGTCGAGCCAACTTTGCAACTTGGCGGCCAAGGTGGTCCAGGGACTGCGTACCAAGTGTACGGCCCGGTTCCATTCCAATTCGTGGGCGGTGTCGCTCGTGGTTGTTACCTTTAGACGAACCGGACGTTCGTGGACGACAATTGGTCGACCGCATTTGAGCAAAAAGCGGGTTTCAAACTGGCAGTGATCGTCCGATTGCTGCGTCCTGGTGGAGGCATCCGGCGTCGAGTCCCCGTCCTCGCCGGTAGTGTTGGTGGTGACTACTACTGCTGGACTGTTGACGAGACCGCTAGTAGGCCGCCATGGGTCGTTGGATTGACTGTTCACTGGATCGATTACCGGTAGTATCGACGAGGATAAGGCGGTCAATAGATCCAATACCAATCTGTTGAAACGAAAATGAAAGAAATACAAAAGAAAACCATTCGAGTCAGTGGTGCATTCCAACgcaaaacacacacacacacatacacacacggCAGTCCGTCTACGTCCAAGCCGAGCCGAGATTGTATACACAATGCGAGTTTTGTGGCTACGTACGGGGAACCGGAATCGGGAAAACTCCACAATACGGTCGGAGACCGAGGCACGGCGGCCTGGACAGTGGTGGATCCATCCCAGCGGAGTCCAGGGAGTGTCGCaaactgctgttgctgctgttgtcgacGGATTTCTTCGGCCAGACGCACATTCTGTTGCACACGGTTCCCGAGTGTCACGAGTGACACGATACTGGTCAATCCCAGTAACAATACCAACCGCACCAGAATCCGCACGTACGGGTACCTGCGTGAGGGTCCGTCCGTTCGTTCCGTCCGACGACTCGGTACGGACAGTAAATTGTGTACGAGTTCGTGACGATTCCGTCCGGCGGTGGTTGGCATTGATGATAACGACGTGACTTTGGAGGCATGGCGAGTGACACGAGTCCGTCGCGTCGTTGGTGCCGTAGGCGGTGACCGCCACCGCGTCATCGTGGTGGGGTGCCAGAGAAAAAACGGTGGCACAAAGAGAGAGGAGGGGAGGTTGCAGCGCCCCGGCCAGTACTACCGAGAGAGTCGGTCGAACTTGATCAAAGGACTGGTCCAACACACGCACGAATAGGGAAGAGTGGAATCATGAAACAGAGAAATACCTCCAAAGCATTGCAGTTAATCAAGAAAAAAGTACACGGGTCTCTCGTTGTTCGGCGGAACGCAGTCACCGGGAAGTGTTTTTTgtcgtgttgttgtttgttATAGACGTCGTGTGTCTGTCTTGTTGTTTATGGCAAGGTGTTCGTGTTCTTGTGTCCCGTGTGTTGGTTGGTCGTGCCTGTCGTGTTCGTTCCGACATTCATCCCCAACGCGGGACACCCGCGGGGGTAAAATACGTACAACGCCGAAGAGGATTTTTTTCGGAGCGGGACCCGGTTTGAAATATCATAGGAATACGGAACTCTGCAAACACAATTACATCGTGTGGTGGTATCCGCAACGGAAGGACCGATCCGTACGTAGTAGCGTCCCCGGGTCCCTCGCGTCAGCAATCCATGGTTCCCACAAACAATGGGACTGACAAGTCCGCGTCACTCCTACTCACACTCACACAGGCACGATTCTTCTCTCTTCGTAGAGGAGCCTCCCGTATATGATATACCGTAAAAGCATGGGAAGGGACGACCGATCGGACTTTGACGGGCAACAAACGTTTCTCTACCAGTCCAATTCATCATCTACCCTTCCACAGATTTAGAATACAATAGAACACGCCTCATGAAGAAGACTCGGTCGTTGCCGAGCGGTTCCTTCCTGCTCGGTGGGATGATTGCCGTCGTGGCGTCCGTCACGACGACGGCGTGGGGTTTCCCGTTACAGAGTCGCCGTGGCGGTATCCTGGCGGCACGTATCCCGCATCGTCCCACCGGGCCTTCCTTCGCACTCCACGCCAAGGCCCGTCGAGGTCGATTGGGTTCGATCGTCGATGCCCAAGATCTGCTCGAGTCGAAACCGTCCAAACGCCAGAAAacgacaacgccaacgaaaccCTCCCCCAAGCAACCCTCTGCCAAAAAGGCCAACACCAACGTGTCTCCGGATCTGGCTGCCTGGGCCGCGTCGACTACTTCTCCCGCCAACGCTAGTACCAGCACTACGGTGTCTCCGGAAGCCGGGGTAGACGGCGAGTCGTCCGCGACTCTTCCCGACCCGACCGTCAACCAAAAATCTCGACGGAGGGAGAAACAATCGACGCGGACACTGCAAGAAGAAGCCCGGGACGCTGCAGTCAAGGCTGCCGTCCAACAGATCAACCAAGCACTCGAGCGCAAGGCCGGGATTCCGGAAATACTCGAGCGGACCCGAGAATTGTGTAATCTCGAAAGTACCAATTTGCGGACCCTCACGGCCGGGGCCGCCCGTCAGGACTATCGACTCGCCTGGGTGGGATCGGACGATGCCGTCTGTCACATAGGCACTGGACTGCACAAGGTGCCGCTCGCTCGATTGCAGGAAGTCTATCTGTCTCTGCCCGGACGCAATCGCGTCGAAATGCTCGAAGTCATTCGTATTTTGGGACCCTTCCCCAACGTCAAGAACACACTCCAGGGATTTTCGAAACTGGAAGGCAGCGTCGCGGACAATACGGCCACGGCCTGGACGATTTCCTGGGACAGTATGATTGACGGCACCGGCAAGGAAGTGTTGGCCGGGAAAACGGAGAATACGCGGACTGCACCCTTGCACGTGCTGTTTAGCGACGTGAACGCCATTGTGGCCGTCGTGCCGCTATCCGCCGGCGGTAGCCCCGCTGACGTTTGGACCGAAACCAACGCAGCGAATATTTTGGTATTCATCCGGGAAGACAATCTCGATGATCAACTGGAACTTTTACGAGTAGCGTAAATCTACAGCAATTCCATACCCTCACGATTAACAACCGCTTTCCCCGTTGCTTCTGGTTTCTACCTCGAGCAATATCGTCTTACGAGTCAAAGTCAACGGAAGTAGAAACGTGCTGGAGGAGCACGGCTTTAGAGAGAGGCAATATTTCTATGTATAAATCTATAATCAAATTTTGCGGGGCAGCAGATCAGACTGACTTGTAAGTGGTCGGCCATCGACCCTGCTACCTGGTGTAGCGTTTGTACTTTGGTTGGCATTTTTATTGCCATTCTGGCAGTTCTCATCCCAAATATTCCAAGACATGTGCACCTTACCTTCCTGCCGGGCTCCCACACCGTACGTATACTCGGTAAGTTCCATTTGCCCATCGTGCGTAATTGTAACGACAGTACTGCAGACCGTGCCGTAGCCAAATTCGTCGTTCTGGATGAAGATGGGCGCCAAAAGTCGTTCCAGCTCTATCCCCACGTTCGTATCCGGCAAGTGCTCGTCTCTCGGCATTTGGGTATCGTGCAACAGATTTAACAGGTCGTCGTGATTCCAAGTTTCCTTGGCTTCTAAACGTACTGTTTTCTCCAACAAAGATTTCAGACGCTCTGTTTTAGGCCAGGGCGTGTCCAACAATCCATTGCAAAGCCCGTACACCCTCCCCGGTTCTAGAACGTGCACTTGTTGCGGATCACTTTTTGGGTGTCGGTTGGACACGTGACACAATTGATTGCCATCGTACGCGAGTAAATTGAAGCCGTTGTAATCCTCACCGTGCGCATGTACGCTTCGACAATACTCGGCAGCGGACAGTTCGATGTCGCTTCGGTCGCGTTGACAAAAGTCGACGACCAGATCGCCGCGAGAGTGCTTGTCTTCGAATTCCTTCGGACCGCTGCGGTGATTCGTCACGACAGCAACTCGGGATGAACCAACGCGCGCTGCTAGCCAGCTACCACAAGACTGATCGTCCAAGCCAGCGACGAGCGCTCCATCGGACCAAACGTGCGCTGGTCTCGAGGGTCGTGCGTAGAACTCGTCGCGATTCGTAACGAGAATCAAGGCGTACGAGGCGTGAATGTTGACACCACAAGCGACGATGCACATGATGGCGTGCAGGATGCGTAATGCCGCCAGTTTCAAGAAAGTTAGGTAATATTTATCGATTGAttgatttactgttgattcGGTTTGTGAGTTTGTGAGGTTGCTATCCATCACCGTTTGGAGTCGATGGAGCGACAGTGAAGTCCACGGTTCGTATCCGCTCTTGTTACCCTGTGCGTTTTTTGATGTGTGATCACGTGATGATTCTCATTCTTGAAACTGATGTAACATCAATTGTATCGACTGACAGTCACAGGCAGTCGATCTGGATGTGTCGTTCGGACACAACGAAAGCACGTGGTATTGTCAACTCCGGGTCTGGGGCCGCTTCTCCGGTGTCTACTCGTGCGGTGTATGCTTCGGTACAGTGCTATAACGGATGACAGACGTGCGGCAATAGTTCGTTGTCCAAGTCGTTTCGAGCCTTGACATACTTTATACCGGAGTGCCAACTTATAATTCTGTGCTATGTTTCGATGAGGTTCTTCGGACAAAAAAATCATGGTAACAGATGCTGCTTCTCTTGTCAGTATCTGACGAAATTGACTAACTGTGAGAATATTACGGAGATAAACGGCGTCCCCGTACGTGGCGAAACGGACAAATGGGAATCGGAATTGACGGTGGGTAGGCGGCTATTTATGAAAGAAAACCGGAACGACAGATGGAGTTGGGACAAATCAAAACTAAAATAGTACCATCGATAGCCAATCATTTCGAGGTGTGTCGATTCCGCATTCGTAAGTTCTGAAGATTATCGGGGAAGCTGAGCCAGCGGTCGATTACCGTTAAAATAGTATATTTTGCGACAACTTCGCTTTTCTCTATTTCTGAGCTAGTTATGCTTTACTTGATATCATTCGTTTTTCATCGTTAAGTGATGAGTTCGTGAACGCTGCAGCGTTGTGATCAACTTCCCTTATCAGATTGGGAAGTTGTGTTCTGGAGTGGGATTCCCAGCAGTAGAAGTGTCGTAGATTGGCTTGCCTGAAGCCCGGTACAGCAATGATTGGGAGGTGCCAGTGTCAAAGTTTTCCGCCACTCCAGCCCGATATCTTTCTTCTCTCCACTACGGAATGAAGAACGGATTATCTgctactttttcttttcccaTCTGCCATAAATTTTCGTTCTGCATAATTTCATCGCAGTGCAACGATATTTTATACACGATACTAATTGTTGGTCTGCTTTCCTAACGGTTGGCAAGTCGTCGTGTAAAGTACTCAAGAGTATTCAATCCTTTTACTTGTGCAAGAGTTGCAACAAGAATTCCGCTCTTGTGTGAAGCATCATGGGTCGCATGAAGGAGATTTTCATCGGCGAAGGCGATCGCTACAACTATTCGCAGATGTGCCTCTTCAACAACCCGTTCTCGAGAGGCGAGAAGCAAAAGGTGAACTTTTACTCGGTCGGTACGTCTAGACGGAGCACGCTGTGCAACACGATTTGTTGTGCTGCTCGTTGGATGTTGTAACTTTGTTCTCTAGCTGATTCTTTCGGCAACGGTGGAAGACGGAGCAGTAGAGGAGCTCGTCTAGCGTTTGTCTTGTCCAAAAGCTTTTCACTTTGGTGCCGTTTTCCTTCACCATCAACATATCGATCATCTGacgtctttttcttgcctACTCCATCGTGCAGATGAGAAGATCCCCATCTTCCTCACGCTTATTATGGGATTACAGCACGCCTTTGCTATGGTGGGCGGTCTCATCACGGTCCCGTTTGTCATTTTCAAGTTCTCCGTGTGCTTCGCGTGTGTAGAGCTTCAGCAGTACGCGATCGCTGCCGCTCTCATTACCTCCGGTCTGTGCACGCTTATCCAGCTATCCAAGTTTCCCATCCCCGGATCGGAGAAGTATTTCGGACGCCAGCTTTTTGTTGGAAGTGGAGTCCTCTCTGTCATGGGCACCTCCTTTACCTTCTTGCCCATTTTCGAGATTGCCATTCGCCAAATGACGGCGAGTGGCATTGACGGACGTACGGCGTACGGAAAAATGTTGGGTACCTCCATGCTCTGCGGGCTGCTCGAACTCGGCTTTTCGGTGATGCCCCTCAAGTATATCAAGCGCATCTTCCCGCCGATGGTTACCGCGATTACTGTAATTCTGATTGGGGTTGCCTTAATCGGAACTGGTATGAAGTACTGGGGAGGTGGTGCCGTGTGCGCTGATATGGTGTGGAAGGAACATTCGCAAATCACGGGTCAAAACTTGACTTTCCCTCCTCCTTTTCCCACCTGTGATGCGGGAGATGTCCAGTTGGGATACGGCTCTCGGGAGTTGATTGGCTTGGGGTTTTCAGTCATGGTGTTTTTGGTCTTTATTGAGTTGTTTGGATCGGTCTTCATGAAGTAAGTTTTCTCTTATTGACGCTGCGAGTACGTATTGAGGACATGGTCTAAGCTTTTGTTACTTCGACGTTCTTTTAAGGAACTGCAACGTCATCATTGCCCTGCTGTTTGGATACCTGATTGCCGGTGTTACCGACTACGAAGGCTCCAACTACGTCGATACGAGTAAGATTTCCGATGCGAAGGCCATTACGTTTTTATGGGTTGAGACCTTTCCGCTCGGACTATATGGTCCCGCCGTAATTCCTCTCCTCATTGCGTACTTGGTTACAACAGTCGAGACCGTCGGTGATATTTCTGCAGTCTTCGAAGTCTCCGGAATCAGCATGGACTCGCAATCTTTCAATGAGAGTTTGCAGGGAGGTCTTACGTCGGACAGTATCTGCAGCATTATCTCTGGACTCTTTACTAGCATGCCCAATACGACCTTTTCTCAGAACAACGGTGTGATTGCTCTCACAAAGTGCGCTTCTCGCCGTGCTGGGTATGGAGCCGCTTTTTGGTGCGTAGTTGCTTTCAGTACTGAAGACGTGAGATTCATTTTCGGTTAATATTGCTGACACTCTGCTTTCATTTCTTAGGCTTATCATGATGGGTGTTTTCTCCAAGATATCCGGTATCATTACAAGTATCCCGGATTGTGTTATTGGAGGCATGAccattttccttttcgccaATGTGCTAGTCTCTGGGATTGCTCTTTCCGCCACGCTGGACCTTCACTCTCGTCGTGTTAAATTCATCATGGCTTTGAGTTTGGCCATTGGTGTCGGTGTCACGGTGTGGCCGTTTGCCTTCCAAGATATGCGCGGCAGTAGCTACACCGCCAATTTCTGGCGATGCTCCGAATGCTCCGATACCATGAAGGGTCTCCGCAACGGTGCGTCTATTTTCTTGTCTACAGGATATTGTGTAGGAACTGTCGTGGCGATGTTTTTGAACGCCATCCTTCCTGAAGACGGAGGCGTTGTCATGTATGATGAGACCAAGAAGTTgtctgaagaagaaagtaACGAAAGCGAAGACGGTGCCGCTGCTCCCTTAGACGAGTACGACAGCGACAAGAAGGATATTGAATATCAAAAGAACGAAATTTCAGCCTAAATTTGGTGTCGGATTCATTTTTGGTTATCTTGTGTCTCGGAGCTCCACGTTTTGAATCCACCAAACGAGGCGTTGTCTTTACGCGGTGCTTATGGGGCTCCGAGTTTGCGTATTTGACCTATTTATGGTTTTCTTATGGATAAACTAATTTTAGTTATTTGAAATGCTGGTGGAGCGAATCAAGTGAAGTTGTAGTCATGTCCTCCGCAGCGAGGGAGAATTGTATTTCAGCATGTTCAAGGCCGTTCGTCAGCATTCTCGTTAATCGCCACACCTGAACCTTGAGCGCTCTGTCTAACGAGAAAGTGAAATTTGGCATATTCCTTGCATTAAAGATGATACCAGGGAACTCTCTTGCAATCAAGACAGCTTTTCGTTATTCCATCATCGTCCGAGCCGCGTGGTGGTAAGATCCTTTCCCGCTAATGTGAATTAAGTTGACTCGCGATGTATGACTTCCGTTGGAGCACTTTATCACCCTGGGCTATGTCGGTGTGGGACTAACTTCTGTCCTTGCTCGGTGCTCAAAGATACCTCAGAGCTGTGATTATATACCCTTTATATCACTTTCCTCGCTGTTGCTCGACGATGACTCACAGTTAGAGTACTACCCTAAATCAAACTCTGCTTCCAACATTTGCATCTTCGTCCACAGTCTTCCTCAAAGGAAAATCGTGTGTTTTTACAGCCCTTTTCTCTTCTAGACGCAGCAGCTTTCACGCTAACTGGGCTTGTTCATGGgcgaattgactgtgacgtgCCTGGAGAGTCTCGACCGACAAAATAGATTCTTGCGTATACGGATGGTCATTTCCAAGAACGGCTTGACGGATTTCCAGCGCAAGCTTGTGGAAATCGAGAGCTTTGTTCTGGTTGGCCAGACTCTCGTGTTCGTTGTCGGTTTGTAAGAGGAGAAATAATTCACCGATGTTGTAGTAGGATGATGCTGTTTCGGGATGTCTTTGACCTAGTACCTCAATACGAATTTCTAGAGCTTGCTGATGGTGGTCCAAAGCATCTTGCGTTTTTTTCTGACTGTGTAGTAGAGTTCCTATGCTATGAAACGATGACGCGGTACACGGATGTCGCCGTCCCAGCACAGACAATCGGATTTTTAGAGCCAATCGATGGTTCTTCATGGAGCCCTTCAAGTTGTTTACAGAGTGAAGGACATTTCCAATACTTGCATAGGACGATGCGGTATCGGCGTGTTTTTTTCCTAAAACATGTCGACGAATGATCAATGCCCTTTCATGATGCAGAAAGGCTGAGAGGTATTCCCCCCTTCCCCTTTGATTCAAAGTATTCCCAATGTTGCTATACGCCGAAGCTGTTTCGGGATGAACTATGCCCCCGTGACGTTCTATGATCCGCAAGGCTAACAGGTAGTGTTCCAAAGCTGCGTCGTAATCCTCCTTACGTTGGCCGAGTACATAGCCAATATTGTTTTGGATAGCGGCAACATGGATGTGGTCGTCCCCATCCTCAATAATTGCCAAGTCCCGAGCCTGGTACAGCAACATTAATGCCAACTCGTATTCCGGGAGGTGTTCGTAAAACAAGCGGGCGAGTCGCCGCATCCGCCAGCCATCGTACGATTCTAAAACTTGCTCAAGTACTGATTCGTCTAAACGTCCTTTGGCGTTTATggcttccaagtcttccagGCGCTTTCCAACGGACTCTTCGTCATTACCACGAAAGTAAGCCCGAAAAAACTCGTAGTGTTTGTGGGATTCGAGCTTATGATTCAGACCCCAAATGCGCTTGTGGTGGATCTGTAGTTCGCACATATGGTCAAAATACGAGTGCAACTTGTCTTTGGCCGGGACGTAAATTTTGACAACAAAGAGTATATCCCGATATCCGCTAATGGTCGGATTCTTAAAGCGGTTCTTGGCAACCACAATCTGGGAATTTTGGTGGAGCCACTTCGCCACGCGACGCATTTGCCGGGCTGAGGTACAAATCAAGCTCGCCCGGGTGACGTCGTAGACCCAGGATTCCGCGGGATTCGGTTCGCGCTCACTGTAATCGTTCACAGCTTTTTCGTTGATCCGTGCGGCTTGTTTGGCAGGAGCGATAAGGACTTGGGATCGTCGGACATCCTCTACACCGTCGACGAGCTTATTCAAGAAACGTTTGAAATGGGGTGTGGCGAATGCGGCAGCGTCGAGTAAGTCTTGCACATTCTTTACGGATTGGCCTTGTATGTCATGTTGCTGACGGGATATTGAAAGGGAACCACTAGTGTTGGCACTGCTCTTGTGACGTTTGTGTACGTACTGCCGGACGTTGGCGGAGACGCGCAATGTTCGAAGCTTGCCTTTTGCATCGATGCGATCTGCTTCGGCCTTGAGCTGTTTGCGACAATCAAAGTAGGCACTGAGTGTTTGCAAAAAGATGCTGGTATCGTCGCGAATTGTGCTCGCCGTACTCTCTGGTTTGGCCGTGGATGCGTCCGAACGCGGCGTTTTGGATCGCCGTATACGTCTTCCTACGACACGTGGTGTACCGGACGAGACGGCACTGAGATTCGTACTCGTCGTTCTAGCCGTGGTGTTGGAGGTAGATGCAAGCTCAGCCGAGTCGACTCCCGTCGCTGCTTTGGCCTGTGTGCATCCCATATTTATCTTTTCCTTCAACGTATGTGGATCCTAAGCATCCACAACTGAGTATATCGCAAACTTGTGGTGTCTTTCTCTGCAATTGTAGTTACTTTCCGGAAACCTCTATAGGGACACTCACAAACACGTGATGGAAAGTATCCTCACGAGAGTCGATGCGGCATCGAGGGCAcggactgactgactgtgacgcaCTGCAATTTCGTGACTTGGAAACCTTTCGTTTGTATTGGTTCTCCTTGTCTGCATGGCAGCGAACTGTGTGTGTTCTTTTGCAGAGGATCCGCGAATACATTGATTCGCAACTTCTCACGAAACGGACCTGGATATTCTTTTTTGACACTGCGGTCCGAAAAAGCGGAACTTTGGGCAGTCGGTTCCTGACACAATTGAGGCAACGCAAACGCTGCTTGGCTCCATTCCGCTCTACTGGCTGTGTTTCGCTCCAGACGATCACGGCAGGCTTTGAGGTTTCTTGTTGATCGATCCATTGCAGCAGCACGCGTTATCTCCCAGGATGAGTACTCAGAACGACCAGGGCGAAGAATCTCCGGTCTTAGGTGTGGTCCTGGACGAAGCTTCGAAAAAGCCAGAACTCACGGCCACCGTTGAGCAAATTGCTCAAATGCTGGCCGTGATCGAAAAGGATGTACTACCGGTGACGGAGCAAGGTGTCGCAAAGGGGAACAAAGTATTCGGTGCGGCCGTCCTGGACGCCAACTTTGGCACCGTCCTAGCCGGTACCAATTCGGAGACTACCTGTCCCTTGTTTCACGGCGAAGTCAAAGTTATTTATGAATGGTCCAAAATTGTACCAGCCTCGGAACGCGGAGCAGCGGCACAATCATCTGTCTTTTTGGCCACTCACGAGCCCTGCTGCATGTGCGTGTCCAGTATTCTGTGGGCCGGCTTTCACACCATCTACTACTTTTTTCCCTACTCCGTCACCACTGCGCAAGGTATTCCGCACGACATTAACACCATGCACGAGTTGTGGGGCGTTAACTCGTATCGCAAGCGCAACAAATACTTCAGTTCGCGCTGTTTGATTGACTTGATTGAGGAACTGGACGACAGTGTTCCCGAAAAGAAATCGCTGCAGGACACGGTGCAGCGACTGGTGCAAGCGTACGATACGCTTTCCAACAAGTATCATTCGGAAAAGGCGAGTAATCCGAACAATACCTTGGTCCTGGGTTAGTTCTATCGGGCTTCCATATTTTGTTACGCATTACTGTTTTGCTGGAGGTGGCGAGTGAATTTATTTTGAATTTGGCACAGCTTTCCTTTTTGGTGGCGTTTATTGCTGGCCATAATATGATACCACTCTGAAGTAACGGGCTTGAGACTTGTCTGCGAGTGGCTGGGTTTGATAGAATAGCTAATCTTCATCTTGGTAAATGACTTTGTTGCCTCTAGCTAGCAGGCAAACCCCGAAATGTGAGCAACGCAAGAATGTAGGTGTAACGACAACGCTGTTGATTGGGTGGATCTCGGTCTCTTCTGATTTGTTTGCGTCCATCCGTCGTAGGATTTCCCTGTCAACTGCTGTCAAGAGCACACGCGCCCACATTTTCCCATTCAATACCACCACAAATGAAATCAAAATGCCGTGTTTTCGGCAGTTGGAATGGGTCTCGGCTTGGACCATGGACCAGACTTCTGCAGCACACTGTTTTGTAGAAATGCTCGTCACAGTTCTTGATAAGAGTCAGAAGTCAGGCTGCTATATTAATGTTAGTTCGTCGCCGTCATGAGCAACTCGCGGACA
This is a stretch of genomic DNA from Phaeodactylum tricornutum CCAP 1055/1 chromosome 24, whole genome shotgun sequence. It encodes these proteins:
- the PDS2 gene encoding phytoene desaturase (phytoene desaturase 2; expressed gene with similarities to higher plant and green algae phytoene desaturases, possibly involved in carotenoid biosynthesis, chloroplast localised; phytoene dehydrogenase); this encodes MKLVFSVAVLSCWNAWAEAFAPNTNVPFHRIAKAQSSLSIVQAPDFSSVGSHLEAQANVEYLKKLARPDKPLQVIVVGGGLAGLSTAKHLVDAGHRPIVLEARSLLGGKVAAWRDTDGDVTETGLHVFFGAYPNALTLFDELKIADRLQWKPHQMLFAKPGRPTREFSVFDFPPLPAPLNAAVAILSCTDMLTWPEKIRLGIGLIPAYLQGQTYVESQEHVTVQQWMEQRGIPQSVTDEVFLAMSKALGFIGPEQLSMQCVLIALNRFLQETNGSRIAFLDGSPTERLCEPLKEYIEARGGLVRTNVPVKRILTNLDENDSVAGLLLKGGEVVSGDAYVNAMPVDALKKLTPEPWRKMEYFQRMQKLRGVPVMNLHLWFDRKLSTVDNLIFSRSPLLSVYADMSEACEGYASKHVSMLELVLAPAAKYMTKSDDEILQATMLELERLFPQEIKADGSLAAVTKFTLVRTPTSVYETLPGMEAARPTQKSPISNFFCAGDFSSQKYLASMEGAILSGQLAAKAVADSYVNAASNDQSAVVAPPRQLTPRPADPSAADAHDVVPDRTMYVAKVASHIPASVQEELEGAVVV
- a CDS encoding predicted protein — its product is MSTQNDQGEESPVLGVVLDEASKKPELTATVEQIAQMLAVIEKDVLPVTEQGVAKGNKVFGAAVLDANFGTVLAGTNSETTCPLFHGEVKVIYEWSKIVPASERGAAAQSSVFLATHEPCCMCVSSILWAGFHTIYYFFPYSVTTAQGIPHDINTMHELWGVNSYRKRNKYFSSRCLIDLIEELDDSVPEKKSLQDTVQRLVQAYDTLSNKYHSEKASNPNNTLVLG
- a CDS encoding predicted protein encodes the protein MGCTQAKAATGVDSAELASTSNTTARTTSTNLSAVSSGTPRVVGRRIRRSKTPRSDASTAKPESTASTIRDDTSIFLQTLSAYFDCRKQLKAEADRIDAKGKLRTLRVSANVRQYVHKRHKSSANTSGSLSISRQQHDIQGQSVKNVQDLLDAAAFATPHFKRFLNKLVDGVEDVRRSQVLIAPAKQAARINEKAVNDYSEREPNPAESWVYDVTRASLICTSARQMRRVAKWLHQNSQIVVAKNRFKNPTISGYRDILFVVKIYVPAKDKLHSYFDHMCELQIHHKRIWGLNHKLESHKHYEFFRAYFRGNDEESVGKRLEDLEAINAKGRLDESVLEQVLESYDGWRMRRLARLFYEHLPEYELALMLLYQARDLAIIEDGDDHIHVAAIQNNIGYVLGQREGGNTSQPFCIMKGH
- a CDS encoding predicted protein — protein: MKKTRSLPSGSFLLGGMIAVVASVTTTAWGFPLQSRRGGILAARIPHRPTGPSFALHAKARRGRLGSIVDAQDLLESKPSKRQKTTTPTKPSPKQPSAKKANTNVSPDLAAWAASTTSPANASTSTTVSPEAGVDGESSATLPDPTVNQKSRRREKQSTRTLQEEARDAAVKAAVQQINQALERKAGIPEILERTRELCNLESTNLRTLTAGAARQDYRLAWVGSDDAVCHIGTGLHKVPLARLQEVYLSLPGRNRVEMLEVIRILGPFPNVKNTLQGFSKLEGSVADNTATAWTISWDSMIDGTGKEVLAGKTENTRTAPLHVLFSDVNAIVAVVPLSAGGSPADVWTETNAANILVFIREDNLDDQLELLRVA
- a CDS encoding purine permease (Purine permease. Highly upregulated under nitrate depletion.; UAPA), producing MGRMKEIFIGEGDRYNYSQMCLFNNPFSRGEKQKVNFYSVDEKIPIFLTLIMGLQHAFAMVGGLITVPFVIFKFSVCFACVELQQYAIAAALITSGLCTLIQLSKFPIPGSEKYFGRQLFVGSGVLSVMGTSFTFLPIFEIAIRQMTASGIDGRTAYGKMLGTSMLCGLLELGFSVMPLKYIKRIFPPMVTAITVILIGVALIGTGMKYWGGGAVCADMVWKEHSQITGQNLTFPPPFPTCDAGDVQLGYGSRELIGLGFSVMVFLVFIELFGSVFMKNCNVIIALLFGYLIAGVTDYEGSNYVDTSKISDAKAITFLWVETFPLGLYGPAVIPLLIAYLVTTVETVGDISAVFEVSGISMDSQSFNESLQGGLTSDSICSIISGLFTSMPNTTFSQNNGVIALTKCASRRAGYGAAFWCVVVMGVFSKISGIITSIPDCVIGGMTIFLFANVLVSGIALSATLDLHSRRVKFIMALSLAIGVGVTVWPFAFQDMRGSSYTANFWRCSECSDTMKGLRNGASIFLSTGYCVGTVVAMFLNAILPEDGGVVMYDETKKLSEEESNESEDGAAAPLDEYDSDKKDIEYQKNEISA